The following is a genomic window from Synergistaceae bacterium.
TGCCGGCGGTGACGGTGGATGAAATGACCTATCAGGTTACCTTCACTTCGACGACGTCCGGAACCGTTAAAATTTACGGAAATCTCGATTTGGACGTTATTGGGCGTGTTAAAATCAACTCCGAAAGCGCCATATGGAAAGAGGGAACGACGCCTCCTCATATTGAAGACAAAACCAGCGGCTGCAACGCGGGGTTTTTGTGTGCGGCAGGAATGATGACCTGTGTTTTTATCGTATTTCGGGGGCGCGGAAAGCTGCAGTCCTTTATTTTCAGGATTGAAAATCACTGATTTTACGTGTTTATGTTTAAGTTTTTTTTCGAAAAACGGCTTTTTGAGTCTATTTTTTATGATTCCTGTCGAAGTGTTTTCAGGTTTCTTCATGTACAATAGAGACGTTCTCATGGAAACGGAAGCGGGAAAACAGAAATAAAAAACGCGAAATAAAAAAACGATCAGGGAAACGATTGAGGAAGAATCAGGTCTCGTTTTTGGCGGGATGAACGTATCGACAGGGGAGGAACAAGGGTGGCGTCTGCGGCGGGAGCGGAAATGTCCGTTCTGAAAAAAATACTTTATTACTCGGACATCGGAGTAGCTCTTTTAATGGTCCTCGTTGTCGGCATGATGGTTATCCCGCTGCCGACATGGATGGTCGACGTATTGCTGGCCTGCAACATCACTCTGGGCGTCGTCGTTTTACTCGTTACCTTCTACGTCAAACGAGCGTTGGATCTTTCCGTTTTCCCCACGCTGCTGCTCATTGTGACGCTTTTTCGCATCGCCCTCAACGTTTCGACGACCCGTCTCATTCTGCTGAACGGATACGCGGGAGAAATCATTCTCGCTTTCGGGGACTTCGTGGTGGGGGGAAATTACGTTGTAGGAGCCGTCATCTTCCTCATCCTGGTCATTATTCAGCTTGTTGTGGTCACGAAGGGCGCGGAGCGGGTCGCCGAGGTAGCGGCTCGCTTCACCCTGGACGCCATGCCAGGAAAGCAGATGTCCATCGATGCGGATCTGAACTCGGGGCTGATTGATGAACAGGAAGCCCGGACGCGCCGAAAGGATATTCAGCGTGAAGCCGATTTTTACGGAGCGATGGATGGAGCCTCGAAGTTTGTCAAGGGAGATGCCATAGCCGGGTTGTTGATAACGATGATCAACATTCTTGGCGGCCTCGCCATAGGAGTTTTTCAGCGGGGAATGCCGGTGGGCAGGGCCGCGGCGCTCTACAGCCTTCTGACCGTCGGGGACGGTCTTGTGTCCCAGATTCCGGCTCTGCTGTTTTCCGCCGCGACGGGCGTCATTGTCACCCGGGCCGCTTCGGAGTCCGATCTGGGGCAGGACCTCGTGGGGATTTTCACCCGGTATCCGCGGCCGCTTTACATTGGCGCGGGACTTTTGTTCGCTCTTGCCCTCATTCCGGGGCTCCCCACCGTTCCTTTCATTATACTGGGAACTCTTTTGGCTGTGACGGGGTATGTTGTCGCCCGTGAAGGAACGGTCCAGGCCATAGAGGCGGGAGAAAAACAGCGACAGGGAGAGCGGGGCGGCGCTTCATCCGCCGGAACCGCGTCCGCTCCGGGGCGTCCCGCGGAGGGGCAGCAGCCCGCATCCGCCTCGTCCCCCGAAGATGTCATGCGTCTTTTGACCGTTGAACCGATGGAAGCGGAGATCGGGTACGCGATCATTCCTCTGGTGGATCCTGCCCAGGGGGGAGATATGCTGGAGCGCATCGGGACGATTCGCAAACAAATGGCCGTGGAGTTGGGGCTGATCGTGCCCCCCATCCGCATAAGGGACAATATCCAGATCAAACCGACGGAGTATGTGCTCCGGGTCAAGGGCGCCGAGGCCGGAAGGGGCGAGCTTCTTCCCGATCATTATCTGGCCATGAACACAGGCGCGGTGGAGGAGGAACTCGTGGGCATACCGACCACGGAACCCGCTTTTGGGCTGCCCGCTCTCTGGATCTCCCCGGATCTTCGGGACAAGGCGGAATCGATGGGCTATACCGTGGTCGATGCCCCCTCGGTTTTGGCGACCCATCTGTCGGAAGTCATTCGAAAAAATGGCGCGGAACTTCTGACGCGGCAGGAGGTGCAGAAACTCACCAATATGGTGAAGGAAAACGCGCCGGCCGTGGTGGAGGAATTGCTGGGGTCGCTTTCGCTGGGAGAAATCCAGAAAGTTCTGCAGAATCTTATACGCGAGCAGGTTCCTATAAGAGACCTTGTAACGATTTTCGAGGCTTTGGCGGACTATGGAAAACTTTCCCGCAGCGTAGATTTTCTTACGGAGCGCGCCAGAGAGGCTTTGTCCCGGCTTATTTCTCTTAAAATTCAGGGAGCGGACGGCGTCATTACGGTGGTGACGCTGTCGCCAAACTGGGAACAGAAAATCATGTCGGCGATGGACGGGGATCTCGCAAGGGGATGGCAGTTGAACATGGATCCGCGTGAAGTACAGAAAATGATCGCCGCCATATCCCGCTCCGTCGATGATATGATTATCCGTAATCTGCCTCCCGTCCTGCTGGTTCATCCCAACGTTCGGCTTGTGGTAAGGCGGCTTATCGAAGGAACCATTACCAATATTTTTGTGGTATCTTACAATGAGATTGCTCATGGAATCCAAATTAAAACGGTGGGAATGGTGGAGTGATGAGGGTTGTCAATCAGATCAGCTTTGAAGCCAAAGATGACGCGGACGCCCTGAGGCTGGCCAGCGAAAGGTTGGGAAAGGACGCCGTTATTCTGTCCACGCGGGCGGTTCGCATGGGTGGTTTTATGGGTTTTTTCCAGAGAAGCGTCCTGATGGTTTCTGCCGGAATTTTACAGGACGACCAAAAAGAAGAAAAAGCGAAAAGCAGAGAAAAGGATAAAGAGGACAACGCCGCCCGGGAACGGTTGGTGGCCTTTCAAAAACTGTTGGAGTTCAAGCAGGCCACGGAGGCCAAAAATGGCCTGGGCGGTAACGGAATGGTTGTTGAAACGCCCCAGTTTCAGTCCGTTGCGCAAAGAGCGCCTGCGGAGGGAGCGAGAGTCATTTATTCTCCCCAGGGGATCCGGAAGGACGTGCAGGAGGTCGACAGCGTGTATCTTTCCCGGGAGGGCCTCGACAACGTTGGCCGTCAGGAGAAGATGCCGGAGGAATCGGACAGCCACAAGCTTCGGGAGGAAGTGGAAGATCTCTCAAAGCGGCTCAATTCTGTTTTGTCCCGTCTCGATCAGGTGAAAAACGCGGATATCGCCGGACATAAAATTTTTGAGGCGGGCCTTCCCGGTATTGTTCCGGCCGTTCCGAAAAGCGTCGAGGCCATAGAGTCGGACGATATTTACCGGAGGCTTCTTGATACGGAAGTGGATCCTGGCTACGCGCGGCGCCTGGTGGAGGAGTACAGAGCGAAAGATAACAGGGAACCTTTTGAAAAGTGGCTGGTTTCGAAGGTTCGCTGCGCTTCCAGTATGCCGGGGGACGTCATGGGAGGACGCAAGGTCATGCTGCTGGGTCCCACGGGAGTGGGAAAGACCACGACCATAGCGAAGCTGGCCGCGATACAGGCGTTATGGGAGCATCGAAACGTGCTGTTGCTGACCAGCGACACCTACAGAATAGCCGCCGTGGATCAGCTTCGGACCTACGCCAAAATATTGGGCGTGCCCATAGAGGTGATTTTCGAAGCGGAAAATTTTGCGGAAATCCTCGAAGCTCATTCAAACGCGGAGCTCATTCTGCTGGATACGGCGGGGCGGGGTCAGAGGGACCGCAAAAACCTTGAGGCTTTTGAAACTCTCTACGACGTGTTCAGGCCCGATGCGGTTCATCTGGTTTTGTCCGCCAACATGAAGTACAGAGACATGCTGGACGTCGTCGACCGGATGGCGGTGGTTCCCATTTCTCACGTTATCTTCACCAAGCTGGACGAAACGGTGAGCTATGGGGCGCTGTTCAACATTTTACAGGCTCTTGAACGTCCCGTATCCTTTTTTACCACGGGGCAGAACGTTCCCAATGACATCGAAGTGGCTTCAGGGGCGCGTTTTGTGAGTCTGTTGCTGGGAGAAGAAGGCAGGAAAGACGCATGAGCCGGTCAGATATGGTTTTTCCCGACCAGGCAAGGGAGCTGCGACGCATAGTCGAACTTCACCGGCAGGAAAATCGTCCCGCCGGAAATCCCGGGAACCTGAAAACTCTGTCCGTTCTCAGCGGAAAGGGCGGCGTGGGCAAGAGCAATCTTTCGCTGAACCTGGCCTGTGCTCTGGGGGAGCAGGAGCAGAGGGTCGTTCTTATGGACGCGGATCTCGGCCTGGCCAATCTGGATATGCTCTGCGGCATTACCGCAAAATACAATATTTCGCACCTGATCGATGGAAGCCGATCGATAGACGATGTTCTCATCGAATTCGCGCACAATGTGTGGATTCTGCCTGGCGGGTCGGGAATACGGGAACTGGCGGATTTGAACGAAGAACAACTGATGGATCTGATTGATACCCTTGCGGTTTTGGAGGATCGTGCCGATATTTTAATTGTCGATACGGGGGCGGGGCTTCACAGAAGCGTCCTCACTTTCGCCTGGGCGGCGGATACGGCAATTTTGGTGACGACGCCTGAACCTACGGCCATACGCGATGCTTATGGTGTTCTGAAGGCCCTCAGAACGTCGCCGGAAGTTGCCGGAAAAACGGACATCGCTTTTGTTGTCAACATGGCCGGCAGCGAAGAAGAGGGTATTGAAGTCGCCACTCGCATCCGCATGGCGGCCAATCGTTTCCTGGGGTTGTCGATACACTATATAGGCTGTATTTTGAAAGACGATCTGGTTGGAAGAGCTGTGCGCATAAGGAAGCCATTTTATCAGCTTTACCCCGCTTCCCGGGCCTCGGAGTCCATAAGGAAACTTGGATACGCCCTGATGGGGACACCTGAAAAAGGGGTTGCTAATTTTAATCCACCGCGGGGTTTGAAAGCATTTTTCTTCAGGCTGACCCGAGGATATTTCATGGAGAGGTGAGCATGAATACGGAATTTGAACAGTCTCAGAAACTGCTTGAAGAGCTGGTGGGCTCCAAAATAGAACTGATAATAACCTCAGGGCTTTATAAGGGGACGTATCCTTCTCGTATCGAAGAACTGGAAAACGGTCTGCTGGGAGTGGCTCACCCCATGGTGAAGGGCGCGCTTCTGCCCGCGCTTCGAAGCACGGAACTTCTGATGAAAGTGGAATCCAGCACCTGTTTTTATCAGGCGATGGTTCTGGTGTTACGGAGTACGATCAACGTCACGTTCCCTGTTTTGTGGCTGAAGATGCTGACGGTTCTGGAGAAAGTTCAGCGCAGAATGTTTGTCAGAGTCCCGTCTGCCATGAAGGTTGATCTCTGCTTTGTGGGATGTGACACGGAACTGCCGGAGGGAACGACGCTTCCTCCCGGAGAATGGATTTCCGCCAGGGTTTCTGACATCAGCCTGGGAGGCGCCGGGATTGTACTGAAAGAAACTCAGGCCGGCTTTTGCCTGGAAGGCGGTCGATATATTTTACAGCTCAGCGTCGGTAATGTAACCTTTTTTATTATCGCAAAAATGGTTAAAATATTACAAAAGAACCCGGGGTCTCTGGAAGCGGGAGTTGCCTATGAAGGACTTGCGGCTTTTACAGAAAAAATCCTGGGCAGTTATATCAGGCAGCAGGAACTTATGACGCGAGGTTGACGTTTATATGAATGGATCGAAGATCAGGGTACTCGTTGTGGACGACTCTGCTTTGATGCGCAGAATGCTGGGGGATATTCTGGCGGCGGATCCGCGTATAGAGGTTGTCGGTATGGCCCGGGACGGGCGTGACGGTCTTGCCAAGGTGAAGTCTCTGTCTCCCGATGTGGTGACGCTGGATGTGGAGATGCCCAATATGGACGGCCTTTCCATGCTGGAAGAGCTCATGAAGGAGCATCCCATGCCTGTCATCATGGTCAGCAGCCTCACGAAAGAGGGCGCTCAAACCACCCTGCGGGCCCTTGCTCTTGGTTGTGTGGATTTTGTCGCCAAACCTTCTGCGTCGATTTCTCTGGACATTAAGGAGGTGGGGGCGGAACTCATCGCCAAGGTCATCATGGCCAGCACGGCGCTGGTACGGCCTTCCGTGAGAAAAGAGCCCCCTTCGCAGCCGGAGCAGGCCCCACAGAAGGTAATACCTTCCCCTGCCAGAGGAGGGCGGCGGGACATCGTGGCCATAGCGGCCTCGACGGGGGGACCTGTAGCGCTGCAGCAGCTCCTGGCCAGGCTTCCGGGAAATTTCCCTCTTCCTCTGGTGATTACTCAGCACATGCCTAAAGATTTTACGGCGTCTTTTGCCAAACGCCTCGATTCCCTTTCCGAACTGTCGGTGAAGGAGGGACGGGAGGGAATGGAACTGGCGCCGGGATGCGCCGTTATTGCCCCGGGAGGCAGCCATCTGATCATAAAGCGCAAGGGGGGCGTTCCCTGTTGTTCTCTCTCGGATGCCCCTCCGCTGTTGTCTGTAAAACCTTCTGCGAATATAATGTTTTTGAGTGTGGCGGACGAATTTGGCGGTAAAGCCGTGGGCATCATCCTGACGGGCATGGGGAGAGACGGTGCGGACGGTGCGGTGGCTCTCCGCTCAAAAGGAGCTTATATTATTGCGGAATCTCAGGAGACCTGCGTCGTTTATGGTATGCCGAAGGCCGCTGTGGAAGCAGGGGTAGTGGATGAGCTTCTGCCGCTTTCGGAAATTCCGGGCGCGCTTCTGAAGAGTATAAAAGCATAGATAGAATAGATACGCAGGAAAGTCTGTAAAAGAGTTTTGGAATTCACGAGTTTGGGGATGATGGACCATGACTGAAATGGATATGAGTCAATATCTGGGAGCTTTTTTGGATGAAGCGGGCGATAATTTGCAGCGCCTGGACGATCTCTTGCTGGAACTGGAAAAGGATTCCACAAATATAGAGGTCATCAATGAAATTTTTCGCTCCGCCCACACGCTGAAGGGCATGTCGGCCACCATGGGTTTCGAGAAAATGGCGGGGCTGACACACGCGTTGGAAGATCGTCTGGATGCCGCTCGAAAGGGAACCCATCACCTCAACGATGCCGACATGAATCTCATGTTTTCTTCCCTTGATACCATGCAGGCCATGGTCGACTCCATCCGGGAGGGCGGGAATGACGCCCATATCGACGTGTCGGAACTGGTGTCGTCTCTGCGCAATATTATAGAGACCCCGCCGGCGGGAGGCAAGGCTGCTGCTCCGGCTCCAAAGGAAGAGAAAAAAAGCGGAGAAGAAAAGAAACTCGATTCAGACGCTTCTTTGTCGAAACAGGAAGTGGAGTGGGTTGAAGAAGCGGAAACAATTGGAATGAGGGTTTTCAGGATCCATATTATTCTCAGCGAGACCTGTCTGCTGAAGGCGGCCCGCGCCTATATGGTCGTCAACCGCCTGGAGGAAATGGGAGACGTTATCAAAACAGAACCTTCCGTGGAATCTCTGGAGAACGAGGATTTCGAGCTGGATTTCACTATCGTTCTGGCCACTTCCGAGAAAGAGCCGGATGAAATCCGGAAAGCGGTGGAGAGGATCAGCGACATCGAGAAAGTGGAGATGGAAGAGCTGAAAGAAGACCAGAAGACCGCTGCCCAGGGCGAAAGCACCGAAGGAAGCGCTCCGAAGCAGGAAACCGCCGCCGCGCCTTCTCCGGAGGGAGCTTCCGCGAAGAAACCCGCTCAGGAGGATCCTGCCCATCATCCGGCCGGCATCCCCAGAGTCGAGTCGAAAAAGGGCAGTCAGACCGTGCGCGTCGACATCGGTCGTCTGGACAAACTGATGAATCTGGTGGGAGAGCTGGTCATCGGTCGGGCCCGGATCGAAAGGCTTGTGCAGGAAGCCCGTCTTCGTGAATTTGATGAACCCCTCTCTCAATTGGGCCGGATTTCGGGGGATATTCAGGAACTGGTGACGAAACTGCGCATGGTTCCGGTGTCCTTTACCTTCGATCGATTCCCGAGACTCATTCGGGACCTTTCAAAATCTCTGGGAAAAGAGGTCGAACTGGTTCTCGAAGGGCAGGATACGGAACTGGACCGTACCGTCATAGACGAAATCGGCGATCCGATGGTCCATCTCATCCGAAACTCTCTGGACCATGGAATCGAAACGAAGGAAAAGCGTCGGGAGCTGGGAAAACCGGAAAAGGGAACCCTGAAGATTTCCGCCTACCAGGAGGGCAGCGGAGTCATCATTGAAGTGACGGACGACGGTCAGGGCATGGATCCCGCAAAAATCAGGAAAAAGGCCATAGAACGGGGCTTCCTGACGGAAGAGAGCGCGGCTTCCATGTCAGCTGAAGAAATTATTCAGGTCGTTCTTCTGCCAGGATTCAGCATGTCGGAGACCATCACGGACATATCGGGCAGAGGCGTCGGAATGGATGCCGTGAAAACCAAGGTGGAATCGCTGGGCGGTCAGCTGGATCTGGTTTCCCGTGCAGGAGTGGGAACCAGTGTTTATCTGCGTCTGCCGTTGACGCTGGCGATCGTTCTGTCCCTGCTGATCAAGGTGGGCAACGAAACCTATGCGATTTCTCTGGAAAATGTGGAAGAGACCATTCTGGTCAAACGGGAGAATATCAAGACCGTACACGGTGCGCCGGCGACGCTGCTGCGGGGAGAGGTGCTTTCTCTGAGCGATCTTGGAGATGTCCTCGGAACCGAAGCGGAGAGTTCTCATCGGGACGAATATCCGGTCGTGGTGGTCAAGATCGGTAAGAACAAGATCGGATTTATCGTGGACGCTCTTATCGGGCAGCAGGAAATCGTTATTAAATCTCTGGGCAGATTCCTGTCAAAAATCAAGGGAATTGCGGGTGCGACAATTCTTGGAGATGGTAATGTAGCGCTTATACTGGATGTAGCTTCACTTTATAGTACCAAGGTTTGACGAAGGAGACAGTCATGCTGGATTTGAGTTCGTTCAACAATCTGCAACTGGATGCCATTCGAGAGGTCGGCAACATAGGAACGGGCAACGCCGCCACTGCATTGTCGAAACTTTTGTCCTGCATGATTGATATGGATGTTCCCAAGGCGGATCTGGTGTCCATTTATTCGCTGGCGGAATACTATGATTACGGAGACCCCAACGCGACGGTTGCGGCGGTTTTTGTCCGCTCTTTGGGGGAATTCGGCTGCAGTTTGATTTTTATACAAAATGAAGAAGACTCATCAATGATGGTGGATCTTCTTCTCAAACAGCAGTTTGGAGATGCGGTGCCCGCAGATCTTCCTCAGGAAATGCGGGACAGCGCTCTTTCCGAGGTCGGCAATATTATTCTGAGTTCGTTTTTGAACGCGATCAATATGCTGATTGGGACGAAACACCAAATATCTGTGCCGGGCGTCGCTCATGACATGCTGGCGTCCATTCTGGAAGTGGTGGCGTCCATTTTTGGGCAGATGGGTGAGATGGCTCTGCTCGTCAATACAGAACTCCGGATAGGCGATGGCAGTCGCCATATTTCGGGGAATATCATCATGTTGCCGGATCCTGACGCGCTGGAGCTTCTCCTGAGAAAGCTGCAGGTTCTGTAGTCATGGAAAACACCTATCATGTAGGGATGGCGGATCTTGTCGTGGCTGTGGCGCCGGCAAAACTTGTGACTCTGGGGCTGGGATCCTGTATCGGTCTGGTGATCTTCGATTCTATCGCCAAAGTTGCGGGAATGGTGCATATTATGCTTCCGGACAGCCGCGGGGCCCGCACGACAGAAAAAATCGGGAAATTTGCGGACACCGCAGTTCCTGCGCTTATCGATGAAATGATAAAAAAAGGAGCTTCGAAGGCGCGCATGAAGGCCAAAATAGCGGGGGGAGCGCAAATGTTTGCCCTGCCTGGCGCGCCTACCGATTTTTTAGCGGTTGGAAGCCGCAACGTGAAGGAAACCACGGCGTTTCTGGCCAAAGCGGGTATCCCGCTGATCGCCTCGGATACAGGCGGCAACAAGGGGCGGACAGTTGAATTTTCAACGGATACGTGGATGTTGACAATTAAAACTTTGGGTAAGGGCAAGGCGGAAATATAGCGGAGGAGGTGAAAATTCCTTGGGTTCAGAAATTCCTGATGCTGAACTTTGGCGTGAATACGGCAGACAACCTGCGGCGGAACACAAGGAACGAATCGTTAAGCGATACCTCCCGCTTATCCGGTATGTGGTCGGTCGTATGGCTGTTTCCGCCCCGGCAGGGCTGGATTATGAAGACCTTCTGAGTTTTGGAGTTTTTGGGCTCCTTGACGCGATTGACAGATTTGATCCTTCCAGAGGTTATTCCTTTCAGACTTTTGCCGTTCCCCGAATTCGGGGGGCCGTGTTGGATGAATTGCGTAAGTATGACTGGATTTCCAGGACAGGTCGTGAAAAACTTCAAAAATTGAACAGAGCTATAGAAAAAGTGCTGCAGGATAAAGGAAAAGTGACGGATGCCTGGCTCAGAGAGGCTATGGGTGTCGATGAAAAAACATATCGGGAAACGCTTGAGCTTTCCAGTCGGAGTTATATCGTTTCTCTTGATGAAGTAATTTCTCTCGAAGAGGGAGAGGTCAACCTCGACGGCGTTCTGGCCGACGAGTCGGAAGACATCGCTTCTTCTCTGGAGAATCAGGACGACATCAGCCGTATTACGCTGGCTTTGAAGCAACTCCCCGAAAGGGAGATGCAGGTGCTCTCGCTTTATTACTACGAGGGACTGACCCTGAAGGAGATCGGCCGTATTTTAGGAGTGACGGAATCGCGAATCTCCCAGATTCATGGCCGGGCGATAGCAGAATTGAGAGCGTTGCTCGTTTAGTATAAAAGTAAAAGGACTGTGACCTGTAAAGGAGGCCCCGGCAGTGAGTGAGGAGATTGCGAGAATAGAAGCCGACTCGGAAGGAGTATGGATTTCGGCTCTGACCGATGATTTGACGTCGCGTTCCGTCGCGGATCTGTTGCGCGCTAAAGGTATTCGAAAATATGACGAAAAAGCGATAGAAGACTTTGTGCGTCAAAAATATCGCACCCGCCGGAAAATCGCTGGACGTAATCCGGAAGATGAGCATTGCGCGGAATTTACGGTGCAGGTGGATAAAAGTTCTTTGAGTGCCACAGTGACGGTGGAGCCGCCCTTTTTTATCCATCCCTGGCCTGAAAGAAAAGAGATTGAAGAGGCGCTGAAGCAAAAGGATGTCGTTTTTGGAATTGATGAAGATGCCTTGGAAAAACTGGTTTCTCTGAAAATATATGGCGAACCTGTGGTGATTGCCCGGGGAAAGGAGCCTTGTCCGGGAGAGAATGCCCGAATCGAACTGTTGCTGGACCCCGACAACGTTCCGCAGGTGAATGAGGATGCGCAAAAAATTGACCACCGAACGAGGAGTATTTTCGTCAACGTAAAGAAAGGCGATAAAATTGCCGTCAAATACCCCGCCACTCAGGGAGAGGACGGCATGTCCGTACTGGGGACTGTTATCAAAGCCGCGGCGGGGAAGGATACGAATTTTTCCTTCGAGAGCGGACTGGAACCTTCCGAGGATGGTCTCGCCCTCTTTGCCTCGATTGACGGTCGTCTTTCCCGCAAAAACGGGAAACTCATCGTTCTCCCCGAGCTGGAGGTCAAAACGGACGTGGATTTTGGCGTGGGAAACATCAATTTTTCAGGAAGTGTGAAGGTTGAAGGCTCCGTGCGGGAGGGATTCGAGGTCATTGCCGGAGGAAACGTGGAAATTCGCGAGATGGTGGAGGGCGCCCGCATCGAGAGCGTTGGGGACATCACCATAAAGGGCGGGGTTCGCGGTATGGGGAAGGCCCATATTCGTGCGGGGGGAACCCTGACGGCGGATTTTGTGGATCAGGCGTCGATTTTCAGCGACGGAGACATAAAAATCAAAAACGCGATTCTTCACAGTGACGTTTCGGCCCAAAATTCGGTGACGGTGTTGGGCGGGCAGAAATCCCAGATCGCGGGCGGAAGGATTCAGGCGGGAGTTTCTGTGGTCTGCCAGACCCTGGGCAGTGAAATGGGGACGAAAACGGAAGTGATCGTGGGACTTCCTCCCGTTCAGGCCGAGCGTCGCAAGGAGCTGCAGGCGCAGATCGCCCGGGATAAGGACAACATTGAAAAACTGGACGCGAATCTCGTTTTTTTGAAGAAACAGGACGCCGCGGGGGTGCTGGACGAGGGAAAACGCGCCCTGATGCTTACGGCCACTAAATCGAAGTTCCAGCTTCAGGCGGAACTGAAGGCGCTGGAAATTGAACTGCAGGAACTGGAAGAGCGCCTGGAACTCAGCAAGGCCAAGGGCGTGGTTCGTGTCAAGGATATTTGTCATCCGGGGGTTAGTATCACGATAAGGGGCTCGGTGTATGTGGTGCGTGAACCTTTTAAATTTTCGTCGTTTGTTTATGAAGGCGGGGAGGTCCGCCTGAAGTCTTTCGACTCTTGATGTGTAACGGAGGATGATGAGACATGCTTCAGCCTGTAAACCTCCAGCTGGCCCACTTCAACATTGAACACAGCGCTCAGATTTCGAAGGATGCCCTTGCCGCGGCGCAGCAAACCGGGCAGGGACAGGAAGTGGCGCAGGAAAGCGTGAAGCGGACGCAGATGGTTCAGGCTGGACTCGCGGCGACGGAGCCTCGAAAAGTCCAGCGTCGGGAGGAAGATGAGCGGGAGCGCCGCCGGGAAGAACAAAGACGATTTTCTTCCGGCGGAGAAGACTCCTTCGAAGGGTTCGGCGATGCTCAGGAAGACGCGTCTCTGGACAGAGCGGAAAAGAAAAAGGATGCGCCGTCGGGAAAAGTGGATTTCTACGCCTGACCGGTGTATTCCGGGGGTGAGGTTGTGGCAGCTGCGAGCAACAGTTTAGGATATATCGTAATCGATGGGATGGATGGGCTTTTTCGAGGAGCTTCGCTGGTGGTGGATTTCAGGGGAATTCCTATGGATTTTCGTTATACGGACCCGATCCGCCCCTCACGCCTGGAGCGTATTTTATATGGCAATGCCCTTGACGTCTATCTTCGAGAGGAGCTTATTTTGGAAAGCCTCATCGAAGCCGTCGAAGTCAAGCCGACATTGTGGATCTGCAGAGACGCCGATCTCGTGGTTCCCCTGCGGTCTCAGACGAAAGGCAAATCCGTATTTTTATCGCCTTCCGGACGTTCGCCCATGGAAGCGGCCGGAGAGGTGGAAAATACGGGGGAAGAGGGTATTTACATGATTCAGGCCGATTCCGTGAGCGCTCCTCTGCGGGCGGCCTTTCCGGGATCCGCGAAAGAGGACGAGGTTCGTCAGATTGCCGGTGTGCTGGTGGACGCTGCCAAAACGAT
Proteins encoded in this region:
- a CDS encoding chemotaxis protein CheA; its protein translation is MTEMDMSQYLGAFLDEAGDNLQRLDDLLLELEKDSTNIEVINEIFRSAHTLKGMSATMGFEKMAGLTHALEDRLDAARKGTHHLNDADMNLMFSSLDTMQAMVDSIREGGNDAHIDVSELVSSLRNIIETPPAGGKAAAPAPKEEKKSGEEKKLDSDASLSKQEVEWVEEAETIGMRVFRIHIILSETCLLKAARAYMVVNRLEEMGDVIKTEPSVESLENEDFELDFTIVLATSEKEPDEIRKAVERISDIEKVEMEELKEDQKTAAQGESTEGSAPKQETAAAPSPEGASAKKPAQEDPAHHPAGIPRVESKKGSQTVRVDIGRLDKLMNLVGELVIGRARIERLVQEARLREFDEPLSQLGRISGDIQELVTKLRMVPVSFTFDRFPRLIRDLSKSLGKEVELVLEGQDTELDRTVIDEIGDPMVHLIRNSLDHGIETKEKRRELGKPEKGTLKISAYQEGSGVIIEVTDDGQGMDPAKIRKKAIERGFLTEESAASMSAEEIIQVVLLPGFSMSETITDISGRGVGMDAVKTKVESLGGQLDLVSRAGVGTSVYLRLPLTLAIVLSLLIKVGNETYAISLENVEETILVKRENIKTVHGAPATLLRGEVLSLSDLGDVLGTEAESSHRDEYPVVVVKIGKNKIGFIVDALIGQQEIVIKSLGRFLSKIKGIAGATILGDGNVALILDVASLYSTKV
- a CDS encoding chemotaxis protein CheC, whose protein sequence is MLDLSSFNNLQLDAIREVGNIGTGNAATALSKLLSCMIDMDVPKADLVSIYSLAEYYDYGDPNATVAAVFVRSLGEFGCSLIFIQNEEDSSMMVDLLLKQQFGDAVPADLPQEMRDSALSEVGNIILSSFLNAINMLIGTKHQISVPGVAHDMLASILEVVASIFGQMGEMALLVNTELRIGDGSRHISGNIIMLPDPDALELLLRKLQVL
- a CDS encoding chemotaxis protein CheD, whose protein sequence is MENTYHVGMADLVVAVAPAKLVTLGLGSCIGLVIFDSIAKVAGMVHIMLPDSRGARTTEKIGKFADTAVPALIDEMIKKGASKARMKAKIAGGAQMFALPGAPTDFLAVGSRNVKETTAFLAKAGIPLIASDTGGNKGRTVEFSTDTWMLTIKTLGKGKAEI
- a CDS encoding FliA/WhiG family RNA polymerase sigma factor, yielding MGSEIPDAELWREYGRQPAAEHKERIVKRYLPLIRYVVGRMAVSAPAGLDYEDLLSFGVFGLLDAIDRFDPSRGYSFQTFAVPRIRGAVLDELRKYDWISRTGREKLQKLNRAIEKVLQDKGKVTDAWLREAMGVDEKTYRETLELSSRSYIVSLDEVISLEEGEVNLDGVLADESEDIASSLENQDDISRITLALKQLPEREMQVLSLYYYEGLTLKEIGRILGVTESRISQIHGRAIAELRALLV
- a CDS encoding FapA family protein is translated as MSEEIARIEADSEGVWISALTDDLTSRSVADLLRAKGIRKYDEKAIEDFVRQKYRTRRKIAGRNPEDEHCAEFTVQVDKSSLSATVTVEPPFFIHPWPERKEIEEALKQKDVVFGIDEDALEKLVSLKIYGEPVVIARGKEPCPGENARIELLLDPDNVPQVNEDAQKIDHRTRSIFVNVKKGDKIAVKYPATQGEDGMSVLGTVIKAAAGKDTNFSFESGLEPSEDGLALFASIDGRLSRKNGKLIVLPELEVKTDVDFGVGNINFSGSVKVEGSVREGFEVIAGGNVEIREMVEGARIESVGDITIKGGVRGMGKAHIRAGGTLTADFVDQASIFSDGDIKIKNAILHSDVSAQNSVTVLGGQKSQIAGGRIQAGVSVVCQTLGSEMGTKTEVIVGLPPVQAERRKELQAQIARDKDNIEKLDANLVFLKKQDAAGVLDEGKRALMLTATKSKFQLQAELKALEIELQELEERLELSKAKGVVRVKDICHPGVSITIRGSVYVVREPFKFSSFVYEGGEVRLKSFDS